One Bombina bombina isolate aBomBom1 chromosome 5, aBomBom1.pri, whole genome shotgun sequence DNA segment encodes these proteins:
- the LOC128661270 gene encoding gastrula zinc finger protein XlCGF26.1-like, which produces MIIPEEKPCTFNEYSKHFREEKKCEKSFTCNLHLPEHRTVNKVVKPHTCTECGRCFTSKGSLRYHKKTHTGEKPFTCSECGKCFTLKSSLKTHERIHTGEKPFRCTECGKCFILKNSLKTHERIHTGEKLFTCTECGNIFSNIINLKRHERTHTGEKPFTCTECGKRFSNKMNLKYHERTHKGEKPFTCTECGKGFTRINSLKTHERIHTGEKPFTCTECGKSFSNTMNLKRHERTHTGEKPFTCTECGKRFSNKMNLKYHERTHKGEKPFTCTECGKGFTRINSLKTHERIHTGEKPFTCTECGKSFSNTMNLKCHERIHTGEKPFTCTECGKCFSNIMNLKYHERTHTGEKPFTCRECGKCFTQKSHLKTHERIHTGEKPLPCTDCGKSFTHKSTLVKHERIHTRENDFTCTECGKHFSEISHLKTHERCHTGKKLFPCTECGKCFTQKSDLKTHERIHTGEKPFTCAECGKCCTHKSNLKSHEMIHKGINLSHV; this is translated from the exons atgattatcccagaggaGAAACCATGCACATTTAATGAGTATTCAAAACATTTCAGAgaagagaaaa aatgtgagaaaagcttcacATGTAATTTGCATCTCCCTGAACACCGCACAGTTAACAAAGTTGTGAAACCTCACACGTGTACAGAatgtgggagatgtttcacatctAAAGGAAGCCTCAGGTATcacaaaaagacccacacaggggagaaacctttcacatgtagtgagtgtggaaaatgttttacactaaagagtagtctgaaaactcatgaaaggattcacacgggagaaaaacctttcagatgtacagagtgtggaaaatgttttatactaaagaatagtctgaaaactcatgaaagaattcacacaggagaaaagcttttcacatgtacagagtgtggaaacatCTTTTCAAATATAATTAATCTGAAACGTCATGAAAGgactcacacaggagaaaagcctttcacatgtacagagtgtggaaaacgtttttcaaataaaatgaatctgaaatatcatgaaaggacaCACAaaggggaaaagccgttcacatgtacagagtgtggaaaaggttttacacgaataaatagtctgaaaactcatgaaagaattcacacaggagaaaagcctttcacatgtacagagtgtggaaaaagtttttcaAATACAATGAATCTGAAACGTCATGAAAGgactcacacaggagaaaagcctttcacatgtacagagtgtggaaaacgtttttcaaataaaatgaatctgaaatatcatgaaaggacaCACAaaggggaaaagccgttcacatgtacagagtgtggaaaaggttttacacgaataaatagtctgaaaactcatgaaagaattcacacaggagaaaagcctttcacatgtacagagtgtggaaaaagtttttcaAATACAATGAATCTGAaatgtcatgaaaggattcacacaggagaaaagcctttcacatgtacagagtgtggaaaatgtttttcaaacataatgaatctgaaatatcatgaaaggactcacacaggggaaaagccattcacatgtagaGAGTGtggtaaatgttttacacaaaagagtcatctgaaaactcatgaaaggattcacacaggagaaaagcctttacCATGTACAgactgtgggaaaagttttacacataagagTACTCTGgtaaaacatgaaaggattcacacaaggGAAAAcgatttcacatgtacagagtgtggaaaacatTTTTCAGAAATAAGTCatctaaaaactcatgaaaggTGTCACACAGGAAAGAAGCTGttcccatgtacagagtgtgggaaatgttttacacaaaagagtgatctgaaaactcatgaaaggattcacacaggagaaaagcctttcacatgtgcagagtgtggaaaatgttgtaCACATAAGAGTAATCTAAAaagtcatgaaatgattcacaagggaataaacctttcacatgtttag